One region of Camelina sativa cultivar DH55 chromosome 6, Cs, whole genome shotgun sequence genomic DNA includes:
- the LOC104791611 gene encoding uncharacterized protein LOC104791611, translated as MDISVRISGLNSPNICRIIPRFTSSSRFRCSKNEPPRNANESNGGDKSSTDWDKAWKSFKKQSKKTLFSQFNMDKYVTWNPPRSDYPASEEIDPIKKAERSNLMLWTSPRFTLIGAIVIVSFLLLYTLLAPVK; from the exons ATGGACATTTCAGTACGAATCTCCGGCTTAAATTCTCCCAACATCTGCCGGATCATCCCAAGATTCACATCCTCTTCTAGGTTCCGTTGCTCCAAAAACGAACCTCCCCGTAACGCAAACGAGTCCAACG GTGGTGATAAATCGTCGACGGATTGGGACAAGGCGTGGAAGagtttcaagaaacagagcaagaagacATTGTTCTCTCAATTCAACATGGACAAGTACGTGACCTGGAATCCTCCGAGATCGGATTATCCGGCGTCTGAAGAAATCGATCCCATTAAAAAAGCAGAGAGATCTAATCTAATGCTTTGGACTAGTCCGAGGTTCACACTTATTGGAGCCATCGTCATTGTCTCATTCCTCCTTCTCTACACCCTTCTTGCTCCTGTCAAGtga
- the LOC104791615 gene encoding ABC transporter G family member 37 isoform X2, translating to MAHNMVGADEIESLRVELAEIGRSIRSSFRRHTSSFRSNSSIYEPDNDGDVNGDHHDADYALQWAEIERLPTAKRMRSTLIDDGDKSITENGKRVVDVSKLGATERHLMIEKLIKHIENDNLKLLKKIRRRVDRVGMELPTIEVRYKSLKVAAECEIVEGKALPTLWNTAKRVISELVKLTGAKSHEAKISILNDVNGIIKPGRLTLLLGPPGCGKTTLLKALSGNLENNLKFSGEISYNGYRLDEFVPQKTSAYISQYDLHIAEMTVRETVDFSARCQGVGSRTDIMMEVSKREKEKGIIPDTEVDAYMKAISVEGLKRSLQTDYILKILGLDICAETLIGDVMRRGISGGQKKRLTTAEMIVGPTKALFMDEITNGLDSSTAFQIVKSLQQFAHISSATVLVSLLQPAPESFDLFDDVMLMAKGRIVYHGPRGEVLKFFEDCGFECPERKGVADFLQEVISKKDQAQYWRHEDLPYSFVSVEMLSKKFKELSIGKKIEETLSKPYDKSKSHKDALSFSVYSLPNWELFIACISREYLLMKRNYFVYIFKTSQLVMAAFITMTVYIRTRMGIDIIHGNSYMSALFFSLIILLVDGFPELSMTAQRLAVFYKQKQLCFYPAWAYAIPATVLKVPLSFFESLVWTGLTYYVIGYTPEASRFFKQFILLFAVHFTSISMFRCLAAIFQTVVASITAGSFGILITFVFAGFVIPPTSMPAWLKWGFWVNPLSYGEIGLSVNEFLAPRWNQMQPNNVTLGRSILQTRGLDYEGYMYWVSLCALLGFTVLFNIIFTLALTFLKSPTSSKAMISQEKLFELQGKEDSTGDSPVKHKTTGSPVKTNEDENTGKMVLPFKPLTVTFQDLNYFVDMPVEMRDQGYDQKKLQLLSNITGAFRPGILTALMGVSGAGKTTLLDVLAGRKTSGYIEGEIRISGFPKVQETFARVSGYCEQTDIHSPNITVEESVVYSAWLRLAPEIDSATKTQFVKQVLETIELDEIKDALVGVAGLSGLSTEQRKRLTIAVELVANPSIIFMDEPTTGLDARAAAIVMRAVKNVADTGRTIVCTIHQPSIDIFEAFDELVLLKRGGRMIYTGPLGLHSYHIIEYFESVPEIPKIRDNHNPATWMLDVSSQSVEVELGVDFANIYHDSALYKRNSELVKQLSQPDSESSDIHFKRTFAQSWWGQFRSILWKMNLSYWRSPSYNLMRMVHTLISSLIFGALFWKQGQKKDTQQSLFTVFGAIYGLVLFLGINNCSSALQYFETERNVMYRERFAGMYSATAYALSQVVTEIPYIFIQAAEFVIITYPMIGFYPSSYKVFWSLYSMFCSLLTFNYLAMFLVSITPNFMVAAILQSLFYVNFNLFSGFLIPQTQVPGWWIWLYYLTPTSWTLNGFISSQYGDIHEEINVFGESTTVAAFLKDYFGFHHDRLAVTAVVQIAFPIAFASMFAFFVGKLNFQRR from the exons ATGGCTCATAATATGGTTGGAGCAGACGAGATTGAGTCGTTGAGAGTTGAGCTAGCAGAGATTGGAAGAAGCATCAGATCATCGTTCCGGAGACACACTTCTAGTTTCAGAAGCAACTCTTCAATATATGAACCTGATAATGATGGTGATGTTAATGGTGATCATCATGATGCAGATTATGCTCTGCAATGGGCTGAGATTGAGAGATTACCAACTGCAAAACGTATGAGATCGACTCTTATCGATGATGGCGATAAGTCCATCACCGAGAACGGAAAAAGAGTCGTTGATGTCTCAAAGCTTGGAGCCACGGAACGTCATCTCATGATTGAGAAACTTATCAAACACATTGAGAATGATAATCTCAAGTTGCTGAagaaaatcagaagaagagtAGACAg AGTTGGGATGGAGTTACCGACCATAGAAGTGAGGTACAAGAGTTTAAAAGTGGCCGCCGAGTGCGAGATTGTTGAAGGCAAAGCACTTCCAACACTGTGGAACACTGCTAAGCGCGTAATCTCT GAACTGGTGAAGCTCACTGGTGCAAAATCACACGAAGCCAAGATAAGCATTCTAAATGATGTTAATGGCATTATAAAGCCCGGAAG GTTAACATTGTTGCTTGGTCCTCCTGGATGCGGTAAAACAACTTTGTTAAAGGCCTTgtctggaaatttagaaaacaatCTAAAG TTTTCAGGTGAAATCTCTTACAATGGATACAGACTAGACGAGTTTGTTCCTCAGAAAACCTCGGCGTACATAAGTCAATATGACCTGCACATTGCAGAGATGACTGTTAGGGAGACAGTTGACTTCTCAGCTCGTTGTCAAGGCGTCGGTAGCCGAACAG ATATTATGATGGAAGttagtaaaagagaaaaggaaaaaggaatCATTCCTGACACAGAAGTGGATGCTTACATGAAA GCAATTTCTGTTGAAGGCCTGAAAAGAAGTCTGCAAACAGATTATATCTTGAAG ATTCTCGGACTTGACATTTGTGCAGAAACATTGATTGGAGATGTGATGAGGAGAGGTATATCAGGGGGCCAAAAGAAGCGTCTTACCACAG CTGAGATGATTGTTGGCCCGACAAAGGCTCTGTTTATGGATGAAATAACAAATGGCTTAGACAGCTCCACAGCTTTTCAGATTGTCAAGTCTCTTCAGCAATTTGCTCACATATCAAGCGCTACTGTGCTTGTTTCGCTTCTTCAACCGGCCCCAGAATCATTTGACCTCTTTGATGACGTTATGCTGATGGCTAAAGGAAGAATCGTGTATCATGGTCCGCGGGGCGAAGTCCTGAAATTCTTTGAGGATTGTGGATTTGAATGCCCTGAGAGGAAAGGTGTTGCAGACTTTCTCCAGGAG GTTATATCCAAAAAAGACCAAGCCCAATACTGGCGGCACGAAGATTTACCTTATAGTTTTGTCTCAGTAGAAATGTTGTCGAAGAAGTTCAAGGAGTTGAGTATTGGAAAAAAGATTGAGGAAACTCTTTCTAAGCCGTATGATAAATCCAAAAGCCATAAGGACGCTTTATCCTTCAGTGTGTATTCTCTTCCAAACTGGGAGCTGTTCATAGCATGCATATCAAGAGAGTATCTTCTCATGAAGAGAAACTATTTCGTCTATATTTTCAAGACATCTCAG CTTGTTATGGCCGCATTCATCACTATGACTGTGTACATCCGAACACGGATGGGTATTGATATCATTCATGGAAATTCTTACATGAGTGCCCTCTTTTTCTCCCTCATTATACTTCTTGTTGACGGATTCCCAGAGTTGTCTATGACGGCTCAACGCTTAGCCGTGTTTTACAAGCAGAAGCAGTTGTGTTTCTATCCTGCATGGGCGTATGCAATCCCTGCAACAGTGTTAAAGGTCCCTCTATCGTTCTTCGAATCTTTAGTTTGGACCGGTCTCACATACTATGTCATTGGATACACCCCTGAAGCCTCCAG GTTCTTCAAGCAGTTCATTCTACTGTTTGCTGTTCACTTCACCTCGATATCCATGTTCCGGTGTCTAGCTGCAATCTTCCAGACAGTAGTTGCTTCAATCACAGCTGGCAGTTTTGGTATATTAATCACATTTGTCTTTGCCGGTTTTGTCATTCCACCAA CGTCTATGCCAGCATGGCTCAAGTGGGGATTCTGGGTAAATCCTTTGAGTTACGGTGAGATTGGGCTATCGGTAAACGAGTTCCTCGCTCCAAGGTGGAATCAG ATGCAACCCAATAATGTTACCTTAGGGCGAAGCATACTCCAAACCCGTGGACTGGACTACGAAGGTTACATGTACTGGGTATCATTATGTGCCTTGTTGGGTTTCACTGTGCTCTTTAACATCATTTTCACCCTGGCTCTGACTTTCTTGAAAT CACCCACATCATCTAAAGCCATGATTTCACAAGAAAAACTCTTTGAGCTGCAAGGAAAAGAAGATTCAACAGGTGACTCTCCAGTCAAGCACAAGACTACAGGTTCCCCTGTAAAGACCAATGAAGATGAGAATACAG GCAAGATGGTCTTACCTTTCAAGCCCCTCACTGTAACATTCCAAGACTTGAACTATTTCGTTGACATGCCCGTG GAGATGAGAGAccaaggatatgatcagaagaAACTACAACTCCTATCAAATATCACCGGAGCTTTCCGTCCCGGAATCCTAACGGCATTAATGGGAGTGAGTGGAGCCGGTAAAACCACACTCCTCGACGTTCTAGCCGGAAGAAAAACAAGCGGATACATAGAAGGAGAGATCAGAATCAGTGGTTTCCCTAAAGTTCAAGAAACGTTCGCTAGAGTCTCAGGCTACTGTGAACAAACAGATATACACTCACCAAACATCACCGTCGAAGAATCCGTGGTTTACTCAGCTTGGCTTCGTCTTGCTCCTGAGATCGATTCCGCAACCAAAACC CAATTCGTGAAGCAAGTGCTCGAGACGATCGAATTAGATGAGATCAAAGATGCATTGGTGGGAGTCGCCGGACTGAGCGGGTTATCGACGGAGCAGAGGAAGAGACTGACGATTGCGGTGGAGTTAGTGGCGAATCCGTCGATCATATTCATGGACGAGCCAACGACGGGGCTAGACGCGAGAGCAGCCGCCATTGTTATGAGAGCTGTCAAGAACGTCGCTGATACTGGACGTACCATCGTCTGTACTATTCATCAGCCTAGTATTGACATTTTTGAAGCTTTCGACGAG TTGGTGCTTCTTAAAAGAGGTGGTCGCATGATCTACACAGGACCGTTAGGTTTACATTCTTATCATATCATCGAGTATTTTGAG agTGTTCCTGAAATTCCAAAAATAAGAGACAACCACAATCCAGCGACATGGATGCTTGATGTTAGTTCACAATCTGTAGAAGTTGAACTTGGCGTCGATTTCGCAAACATCTACCATGACTCTGCTCTTTACAA GAGAAACTCAGAGCTTGTGAAACAGTTGAGCCAACCAGATTCAGAATCAAGTGATATACATTTTAAGAGAACTTTTGCACAAAGTTGGTGGGGACAATTCAGATCTATTCTATGGAAAATGAATTTGTCTTATTGGAGAAGCCCTTCTTATAACCTAATGCGTATGGTTCACACATTAATCTCTTCTTTGATCTTTGGTGCACTCTTCTGGAAACAAGGCCAAAAAAA agataCTCAACAGAGTTTGTTCACTGTATTTGGAGCAATCTATGGTTTGGTACTCTTCTTAGGGATAAACAACTGTTCATCAGCTCTTCAGTATTTTGAAACCGAGAGAAATGTCATGTATCGCGAAAGATTCGCAGGGATGTACTCGGCGACTGCTTACGCATTGAGTCAAGTGGTGACTGAGATACCTTACATATTCATACAAGCTGCCGAGTTTGTGATCATAACATATCCAATGATCGGTTTCTATCCTTCGTCCTACAAAGTCTTTTGGTCACTCTACTCTATGTTTTGCTCACTTCTCACTTTCAACTACCTTGCCATGTTCCTCGTCTCCATCACGCCAAACTTCATGGTTGCCGCGATCCTTCAGTCGCTTTTCTATGTTAATTTCAATCTCTTCTCCGGGTTTTTGATCCCACAAACG CAAGTTCCAGGGTGGTGGATTTGGTTATATTATCTAACACCAACGTCATGGACACTAAACGGGTTCATCTCGTCTCAGTACGGTGATATACATGAAGAGATCAATGTCTTTGGAGAATCCACGACCGTTGCAGCATTCTTGAAAGACTATTTTGGATTTCATCATGACCGTTTGGCGGTTACGGCGGTTGTTCAAATCGCTTTTCCCATTGCGTTTGCGTCTATGTTTGCATTCTTCGTGGGCAAACTCAACTTCCAACGAAGATGA
- the LOC104791615 gene encoding ABC transporter G family member 37 isoform X1: protein MAHNMVGADEIESLRVELAEIGRSIRSSFRRHTSSFRSNSSIYEPDNDGDVNGDHHDADYALQWAEIERLPTAKRMRSTLIDDGDKSITENGKRVVDVSKLGATERHLMIEKLIKHIENDNLKLLKKIRRRVDRVGMELPTIEVRYKSLKVAAECEIVEGKALPTLWNTAKRVISELVKLTGAKSHEAKISILNDVNGIIKPGRLTLLLGPPGCGKTTLLKALSGNLENNLKFSGEISYNGYRLDEFVPQKTSAYISQYDLHIAEMTVRETVDFSARCQGVGSRTDIMMEVSKREKEKGIIPDTEVDAYMKAISVEGLKRSLQTDYILKVIIVSLIDLADNLAFFLWFLGLLLHLQILGLDICAETLIGDVMRRGISGGQKKRLTTAEMIVGPTKALFMDEITNGLDSSTAFQIVKSLQQFAHISSATVLVSLLQPAPESFDLFDDVMLMAKGRIVYHGPRGEVLKFFEDCGFECPERKGVADFLQEVISKKDQAQYWRHEDLPYSFVSVEMLSKKFKELSIGKKIEETLSKPYDKSKSHKDALSFSVYSLPNWELFIACISREYLLMKRNYFVYIFKTSQLVMAAFITMTVYIRTRMGIDIIHGNSYMSALFFSLIILLVDGFPELSMTAQRLAVFYKQKQLCFYPAWAYAIPATVLKVPLSFFESLVWTGLTYYVIGYTPEASRFFKQFILLFAVHFTSISMFRCLAAIFQTVVASITAGSFGILITFVFAGFVIPPTSMPAWLKWGFWVNPLSYGEIGLSVNEFLAPRWNQMQPNNVTLGRSILQTRGLDYEGYMYWVSLCALLGFTVLFNIIFTLALTFLKSPTSSKAMISQEKLFELQGKEDSTGDSPVKHKTTGSPVKTNEDENTGKMVLPFKPLTVTFQDLNYFVDMPVEMRDQGYDQKKLQLLSNITGAFRPGILTALMGVSGAGKTTLLDVLAGRKTSGYIEGEIRISGFPKVQETFARVSGYCEQTDIHSPNITVEESVVYSAWLRLAPEIDSATKTQFVKQVLETIELDEIKDALVGVAGLSGLSTEQRKRLTIAVELVANPSIIFMDEPTTGLDARAAAIVMRAVKNVADTGRTIVCTIHQPSIDIFEAFDELVLLKRGGRMIYTGPLGLHSYHIIEYFESVPEIPKIRDNHNPATWMLDVSSQSVEVELGVDFANIYHDSALYKRNSELVKQLSQPDSESSDIHFKRTFAQSWWGQFRSILWKMNLSYWRSPSYNLMRMVHTLISSLIFGALFWKQGQKKDTQQSLFTVFGAIYGLVLFLGINNCSSALQYFETERNVMYRERFAGMYSATAYALSQVVTEIPYIFIQAAEFVIITYPMIGFYPSSYKVFWSLYSMFCSLLTFNYLAMFLVSITPNFMVAAILQSLFYVNFNLFSGFLIPQTQVPGWWIWLYYLTPTSWTLNGFISSQYGDIHEEINVFGESTTVAAFLKDYFGFHHDRLAVTAVVQIAFPIAFASMFAFFVGKLNFQRR from the exons ATGGCTCATAATATGGTTGGAGCAGACGAGATTGAGTCGTTGAGAGTTGAGCTAGCAGAGATTGGAAGAAGCATCAGATCATCGTTCCGGAGACACACTTCTAGTTTCAGAAGCAACTCTTCAATATATGAACCTGATAATGATGGTGATGTTAATGGTGATCATCATGATGCAGATTATGCTCTGCAATGGGCTGAGATTGAGAGATTACCAACTGCAAAACGTATGAGATCGACTCTTATCGATGATGGCGATAAGTCCATCACCGAGAACGGAAAAAGAGTCGTTGATGTCTCAAAGCTTGGAGCCACGGAACGTCATCTCATGATTGAGAAACTTATCAAACACATTGAGAATGATAATCTCAAGTTGCTGAagaaaatcagaagaagagtAGACAg AGTTGGGATGGAGTTACCGACCATAGAAGTGAGGTACAAGAGTTTAAAAGTGGCCGCCGAGTGCGAGATTGTTGAAGGCAAAGCACTTCCAACACTGTGGAACACTGCTAAGCGCGTAATCTCT GAACTGGTGAAGCTCACTGGTGCAAAATCACACGAAGCCAAGATAAGCATTCTAAATGATGTTAATGGCATTATAAAGCCCGGAAG GTTAACATTGTTGCTTGGTCCTCCTGGATGCGGTAAAACAACTTTGTTAAAGGCCTTgtctggaaatttagaaaacaatCTAAAG TTTTCAGGTGAAATCTCTTACAATGGATACAGACTAGACGAGTTTGTTCCTCAGAAAACCTCGGCGTACATAAGTCAATATGACCTGCACATTGCAGAGATGACTGTTAGGGAGACAGTTGACTTCTCAGCTCGTTGTCAAGGCGTCGGTAGCCGAACAG ATATTATGATGGAAGttagtaaaagagaaaaggaaaaaggaatCATTCCTGACACAGAAGTGGATGCTTACATGAAA GCAATTTCTGTTGAAGGCCTGAAAAGAAGTCTGCAAACAGATTATATCTTGAAGGTAATAATAGTCTCTTTGATAGACCTGGCTGATAATCTGGccttttttctttggttcttaGGTCTTCTGTTGCATTTGCAGATTCTCGGACTTGACATTTGTGCAGAAACATTGATTGGAGATGTGATGAGGAGAGGTATATCAGGGGGCCAAAAGAAGCGTCTTACCACAG CTGAGATGATTGTTGGCCCGACAAAGGCTCTGTTTATGGATGAAATAACAAATGGCTTAGACAGCTCCACAGCTTTTCAGATTGTCAAGTCTCTTCAGCAATTTGCTCACATATCAAGCGCTACTGTGCTTGTTTCGCTTCTTCAACCGGCCCCAGAATCATTTGACCTCTTTGATGACGTTATGCTGATGGCTAAAGGAAGAATCGTGTATCATGGTCCGCGGGGCGAAGTCCTGAAATTCTTTGAGGATTGTGGATTTGAATGCCCTGAGAGGAAAGGTGTTGCAGACTTTCTCCAGGAG GTTATATCCAAAAAAGACCAAGCCCAATACTGGCGGCACGAAGATTTACCTTATAGTTTTGTCTCAGTAGAAATGTTGTCGAAGAAGTTCAAGGAGTTGAGTATTGGAAAAAAGATTGAGGAAACTCTTTCTAAGCCGTATGATAAATCCAAAAGCCATAAGGACGCTTTATCCTTCAGTGTGTATTCTCTTCCAAACTGGGAGCTGTTCATAGCATGCATATCAAGAGAGTATCTTCTCATGAAGAGAAACTATTTCGTCTATATTTTCAAGACATCTCAG CTTGTTATGGCCGCATTCATCACTATGACTGTGTACATCCGAACACGGATGGGTATTGATATCATTCATGGAAATTCTTACATGAGTGCCCTCTTTTTCTCCCTCATTATACTTCTTGTTGACGGATTCCCAGAGTTGTCTATGACGGCTCAACGCTTAGCCGTGTTTTACAAGCAGAAGCAGTTGTGTTTCTATCCTGCATGGGCGTATGCAATCCCTGCAACAGTGTTAAAGGTCCCTCTATCGTTCTTCGAATCTTTAGTTTGGACCGGTCTCACATACTATGTCATTGGATACACCCCTGAAGCCTCCAG GTTCTTCAAGCAGTTCATTCTACTGTTTGCTGTTCACTTCACCTCGATATCCATGTTCCGGTGTCTAGCTGCAATCTTCCAGACAGTAGTTGCTTCAATCACAGCTGGCAGTTTTGGTATATTAATCACATTTGTCTTTGCCGGTTTTGTCATTCCACCAA CGTCTATGCCAGCATGGCTCAAGTGGGGATTCTGGGTAAATCCTTTGAGTTACGGTGAGATTGGGCTATCGGTAAACGAGTTCCTCGCTCCAAGGTGGAATCAG ATGCAACCCAATAATGTTACCTTAGGGCGAAGCATACTCCAAACCCGTGGACTGGACTACGAAGGTTACATGTACTGGGTATCATTATGTGCCTTGTTGGGTTTCACTGTGCTCTTTAACATCATTTTCACCCTGGCTCTGACTTTCTTGAAAT CACCCACATCATCTAAAGCCATGATTTCACAAGAAAAACTCTTTGAGCTGCAAGGAAAAGAAGATTCAACAGGTGACTCTCCAGTCAAGCACAAGACTACAGGTTCCCCTGTAAAGACCAATGAAGATGAGAATACAG GCAAGATGGTCTTACCTTTCAAGCCCCTCACTGTAACATTCCAAGACTTGAACTATTTCGTTGACATGCCCGTG GAGATGAGAGAccaaggatatgatcagaagaAACTACAACTCCTATCAAATATCACCGGAGCTTTCCGTCCCGGAATCCTAACGGCATTAATGGGAGTGAGTGGAGCCGGTAAAACCACACTCCTCGACGTTCTAGCCGGAAGAAAAACAAGCGGATACATAGAAGGAGAGATCAGAATCAGTGGTTTCCCTAAAGTTCAAGAAACGTTCGCTAGAGTCTCAGGCTACTGTGAACAAACAGATATACACTCACCAAACATCACCGTCGAAGAATCCGTGGTTTACTCAGCTTGGCTTCGTCTTGCTCCTGAGATCGATTCCGCAACCAAAACC CAATTCGTGAAGCAAGTGCTCGAGACGATCGAATTAGATGAGATCAAAGATGCATTGGTGGGAGTCGCCGGACTGAGCGGGTTATCGACGGAGCAGAGGAAGAGACTGACGATTGCGGTGGAGTTAGTGGCGAATCCGTCGATCATATTCATGGACGAGCCAACGACGGGGCTAGACGCGAGAGCAGCCGCCATTGTTATGAGAGCTGTCAAGAACGTCGCTGATACTGGACGTACCATCGTCTGTACTATTCATCAGCCTAGTATTGACATTTTTGAAGCTTTCGACGAG TTGGTGCTTCTTAAAAGAGGTGGTCGCATGATCTACACAGGACCGTTAGGTTTACATTCTTATCATATCATCGAGTATTTTGAG agTGTTCCTGAAATTCCAAAAATAAGAGACAACCACAATCCAGCGACATGGATGCTTGATGTTAGTTCACAATCTGTAGAAGTTGAACTTGGCGTCGATTTCGCAAACATCTACCATGACTCTGCTCTTTACAA GAGAAACTCAGAGCTTGTGAAACAGTTGAGCCAACCAGATTCAGAATCAAGTGATATACATTTTAAGAGAACTTTTGCACAAAGTTGGTGGGGACAATTCAGATCTATTCTATGGAAAATGAATTTGTCTTATTGGAGAAGCCCTTCTTATAACCTAATGCGTATGGTTCACACATTAATCTCTTCTTTGATCTTTGGTGCACTCTTCTGGAAACAAGGCCAAAAAAA agataCTCAACAGAGTTTGTTCACTGTATTTGGAGCAATCTATGGTTTGGTACTCTTCTTAGGGATAAACAACTGTTCATCAGCTCTTCAGTATTTTGAAACCGAGAGAAATGTCATGTATCGCGAAAGATTCGCAGGGATGTACTCGGCGACTGCTTACGCATTGAGTCAAGTGGTGACTGAGATACCTTACATATTCATACAAGCTGCCGAGTTTGTGATCATAACATATCCAATGATCGGTTTCTATCCTTCGTCCTACAAAGTCTTTTGGTCACTCTACTCTATGTTTTGCTCACTTCTCACTTTCAACTACCTTGCCATGTTCCTCGTCTCCATCACGCCAAACTTCATGGTTGCCGCGATCCTTCAGTCGCTTTTCTATGTTAATTTCAATCTCTTCTCCGGGTTTTTGATCCCACAAACG CAAGTTCCAGGGTGGTGGATTTGGTTATATTATCTAACACCAACGTCATGGACACTAAACGGGTTCATCTCGTCTCAGTACGGTGATATACATGAAGAGATCAATGTCTTTGGAGAATCCACGACCGTTGCAGCATTCTTGAAAGACTATTTTGGATTTCATCATGACCGTTTGGCGGTTACGGCGGTTGTTCAAATCGCTTTTCCCATTGCGTTTGCGTCTATGTTTGCATTCTTCGTGGGCAAACTCAACTTCCAACGAAGATGA
- the LOC104791616 gene encoding uncharacterized protein LOC104791616 isoform X2 yields MSIRIPQPAASLDFRGFICCFFIFVSSFPGTILTQEVTLDSIQIFQTHDWFSAKPTVYFQCKGENKTVLPDVKSTNVSYSFKGEESWQPLTELKGTKCKRCGIYEDDTLTHDTFDEWELCPSDFTDDGSYKRIKEKEFNATFLCHGCSQVGAGSNKESGNEKEDDKGGMHPAIVVLIVVLVLGVATVGLLVGYKYWRKKKRQQEQARFLKLFEDGDEIEDELGLENTL; encoded by the exons ATGTCAATCCGAATTCCACAACCAGCAGCTTCTTTGGATTTTCGCGGTTTCATCTgctgtttcttcatcttcgtcagcTCGTTCCCTG GAACAATACTAACACAAGAAGTTACATTAGATTCGATTCAGATTTTCCAAACTCACGATTGGTTCTCGGCTAAGCCTACAGTCTATTTCCAATGCAAAGGAGAGAACAAGACGGTGTTGCCTGATGTCAAGAGCACCAATGTCTCTTATTCTTTTAAAGGCGAAGAATCTTGGCAG CCCTTAACCGAGCTTAAAGGAACTAAATGCAAGAGATGCGGAATCTATGAGGATGACACCCTTACGCATGATACATTTGACGAATGGGAGCTTTGTCCTTCTGATTTCACAGATGACGGTAGCTACAAGCGTATCAAGGAGAAAGAATTCAATGCTACTTTCCTCTGCCATGGATGCTCACAAGTCGGAGCTG gtTCGAATAAAGAATCAGGCAATGAGAAGGAAGACGATAAGGGCGGAATGCATCCTGCAATTGTGGTACTGATTGTAGTACTAGTGTTAGGTGTAGCTACGGTGGGACTCTTGGTAGGTTATAAgtattggaggaagaagaaacggcAACAAGAGCAGGCCCGGTTTCTCAAGCTGTTCGAAGATGGTGACGAGATTGAAGACGAACTTGGCCTTGAAAATACCCTATGA
- the LOC104791616 gene encoding uncharacterized protein LOC104791616 isoform X1, with protein sequence MSIRIPQPAASLDFRGFICCFFIFVSSFPGTILTQEVTLDSIQIFQTHDWFSSKPTVYFQCKGENKTVLPDVKSTNVSYSFKGEESWQPLTELKGTKCKRCGIYEDDTLTHDTFDEWELCPSDFTDDGSYKRIKEKEFNATFLCHGCSQVGAGSNKESGNEKEDDKGGMHPAIVVLIVVLVLGVATVGLLVGYKYWRKKKRQQEQARFLKLFEDGDEIEDELGLENTL encoded by the exons ATGTCAATCCGAATTCCACAACCAGCAGCTTCTTTGGATTTTCGCGGTTTCATCTgctgtttcttcatcttcgtcagcTCGTTCCCTG GAACAATACTAACACAAGAAGTTACATTAGATTCGATTCAGATTTTCCAAACTCACGATTGGTTCTCGAGTAAGCCTACAGTCTATTTCCAATGCAAAGGAGAGAACAAGACGGTGTTGCCTGATGTCAAGAGCACCAATGTCTCTTATTCTTTTAAAGGCGAAGAATCTTGGCAG CCCTTAACCGAGCTTAAAGGAACTAAATGCAAGAGATGCGGAATCTATGAGGATGACACCCTTACGCATGATACATTTGACGAATGGGAGCTTTGTCCTTCTGATTTCACAGATGACGGTAGCTACAAGCGTATCAAGGAGAAAGAATTCAATGCTACTTTCCTCTGCCATGGATGCTCACAAGTCGGAGCTG gtTCGAATAAAGAATCAGGCAATGAGAAGGAAGACGATAAGGGCGGAATGCATCCTGCAATTGTGGTACTGATTGTAGTACTAGTGTTAGGTGTAGCTACGGTGGGACTCTTGGTAGGTTATAAgtattggaggaagaagaaacggcAACAAGAGCAGGCCCGGTTTCTCAAGCTGTTCGAAGATGGTGACGAGATTGAAGACGAACTTGGCCTTGAAAATACCCTATGA